A window from Pangasianodon hypophthalmus isolate fPanHyp1 chromosome 16, fPanHyp1.pri, whole genome shotgun sequence encodes these proteins:
- the LOC117599309 gene encoding uncharacterized protein LOC117599309, whose product MRPLVTLVFICMLLPKAAGELSCYTCNPLKCEQYDKGLCPSGLDYCLSASATLLKKTFTVKTCATKQICDLTQSLVPGLTLENVKCCQGNLCNGAESFTLSFLLMFIPLLSSILFY is encoded by the exons ATGAGACCGCTAGTGACTCTTGTGTTCATCTGCATGCTTTTACCCAAAG cTGCTGGAGAACTGAGCTGCTATACCTGTAATCCCCTGAAGTGTGAACAATATGATAAGGGGCTCTGTCCTTCAGGTTTGGATTACTGCCTCAGTGCATCAG ctACTTTGTTAAAGAAGACGTTTACTGTGAAAACTTGTGCAACAAAGCAGATCTGTGACTTGACTCAGTCATTAGTACCAGGACTTACCCTTGAAAATGTGAAGTGTTGTCAGGGGAATCTGTGTAACGGTGCTGAGAGCTTCACACTGAGTTTCCTCCTCATGTTcatccctctgctctcctccatcctcttctACTGA